In the genome of Bremerella sp. JC817, one region contains:
- a CDS encoding DUF1559 domain-containing protein — MLCSVRRRGFTLVELLVVIAIIGVLIALLLPAVQQAREAARRMSCTNNLKNLGLGLHNYHDTFGSFPSGYISNRTTPPASSGTCWSNSGDNNAFAPWTVMLLPFLEQNALHDQFNFSQKFTMNPVDGAGSTANQTAWQIPLSIYQCPSDPRVSEQPNLLCYMGVMGGGVFNSSSSTYDFQCRASSDPLRGNDTNGMLYFHSAVQFRDAIDGTTNVVMVGESRYQTHNRADGKNFGWASSANVNNLWGFPATLASAIAPINSLTDATHSTQARCFGSYHPGGCEMMMSDASVQFFVETMDTQMYSQLAIRNDGLPISGFNRN; from the coding sequence ATGCTTTGTTCTGTCCGCCGCCGCGGGTTTACGCTCGTGGAATTGCTTGTCGTGATCGCCATCATCGGCGTTTTGATCGCTTTGCTTCTTCCGGCCGTTCAGCAAGCGCGAGAAGCGGCTCGCCGGATGAGTTGCACGAATAACCTGAAGAATCTCGGGCTTGGTCTGCACAACTACCACGATACGTTTGGTAGCTTCCCTTCTGGTTACATCTCGAATCGTACGACTCCGCCTGCTTCGAGCGGAACCTGCTGGAGCAACTCCGGCGACAACAATGCGTTCGCCCCGTGGACCGTGATGCTGCTTCCGTTCCTCGAACAGAACGCGCTGCACGATCAATTCAACTTCTCGCAGAAGTTCACGATGAATCCGGTCGATGGTGCTGGCAGCACTGCGAACCAGACTGCATGGCAGATTCCTTTGTCGATCTATCAATGCCCTTCCGATCCACGCGTTTCGGAACAGCCGAACCTGCTGTGCTACATGGGCGTGATGGGTGGCGGCGTGTTCAACTCGTCGTCGAGTACCTACGACTTCCAATGCCGCGCCAGCAGCGATCCTCTGCGTGGCAACGATACCAACGGGATGCTCTACTTCCATTCCGCCGTGCAGTTCCGCGATGCGATCGATGGCACGACCAACGTGGTGATGGTGGGCGAAAGCCGTTACCAGACCCACAACCGAGCTGATGGCAAGAACTTCGGTTGGGCCAGCAGCGCCAACGTGAACAACCTGTGGGGCTTCCCTGCCACGCTGGCCAGCGCGATCGCTCCGATCAATTCGTTGACCGACGCCACTCACAGCACGCAAGCACGTTGCTTCGGTAGCTACCATCCCGGCGGCTGCGAGATGATGATGAGCGACGCGTCGGTGCAGTTCTTCGTCGAAACGATGGACACCCAAATGTATAGCCAACTGGCGATCCGCAACGACGGTTTGCCGATCAGTGGCTTCAACCGCAACTAA